In one window of Primulina tabacum isolate GXHZ01 chromosome 8, ASM2559414v2, whole genome shotgun sequence DNA:
- the LOC142554736 gene encoding uncharacterized protein LOC142554736, producing MEEAQKHKREVVRMEKEDRVAKSEERGPRRDKQGHFSHHVPLKIIWEREVQECSRDLALDHQHIWPDSINVIFKDALVQMDLQGFQLETVETALFGFAGHVVYPEGEIVLPLTLGSRDLKKTMMTTFTVVDSPSSYNIMLGRSAMNELRAVASTYHQKIKFVGSRVGEVRGDQLFSRKCNMEAVRVDQGKARKEEKKARLDEGGGRMVENGEMHFVAEEEHEIVEIGPGQQIQQELTGISPLVAENHLNIIPGSHPVKQKKMHFGPEKDRGNTISYLALKCGAGAKVHGEVENVRRLSGPNKAFPKDHYPLPGLTIWWTPPQALRN from the exons ATGGAGGAGGCGCAAAAGCATAAAAGAGAGGTGGTAAGAATGGAGAAGGAAGACCGGGTAGCTAAATCCGAGGAGAGGGGGCCGAGGAGGGATAAGCAGGGGCATTTTTCTCACCATGTACCCTTAAAGATTATCTGGGAGAGGGAGGTTCAAGAGTGTAGCAGGGATTTGGCCCTGGATCATCAGCATATCTGGCCTGA TTCTattaatgttatttttaaagatGCCCTGGTGCAAATGGATTTGCAAGGTTTTCAGTTGGAAACCGTGGAAACTGCGCTCTTTGGCTTTGCTGGCCATGTTGTTTATCCTGAAGGGGAGATTGTCCTACCTTTGACTTTAGGCTCCCGGGATCTTAAGAAAACAATGATGACCACTTTCACTGTGGTGGATTCCCCATCgtcatataatatcatgttgGGGCGATCTGCCATGAATGAGCTGAGGGCCGTAGCCTCCACTTACCATCAAAAGATCAAGTTTGTAGGAAGCCGGGTGGGGGAAGTCCGGGGAGATCAGCTTTTTTCCCGGAAATGTAATATGGAGGCAGTCCGGGTGGACCAAGGTAAAGCCAGGAAGGAGGAGAAGAAGGCGAGACTTGATGAGGGAGGAGGGAGAATGGTAGAGAATGGGGAGATGCATTTTGTAGCTGAGGAGGAGCATGAGATTGTAGAGATCGGACCAGGCCAGCAGATCCAG CAGGAGTTGACAGGGATCTCACCCTTGGTAGCCGAGAATCACCTGAACATTATCCCGGGATCTCACCCGGTGAAGCAAAAGAAGATGCACTTTGGTCCTGAAAAGGACAGA GGAAATACAATTTCCTACTTGGCTCTCAAATGTGGTGCTGGTGCCAAAGTCCACGGGGAAGTGGAGAATGTGCGTAGACTTTCGGGACCTAATAAAGCTTTCCCCAAGGACCACTATCCCCTGCCAGGATTGACCATTTGGTGGACTCCACCTCAGGCTTTGAGAAACTGA